The Nostoc sp. 'Lobaria pulmonaria (5183) cyanobiont' DNA window AGTAGCTTGTAAGTACGCTGCTGGGTGGTGTAGGTGAGGAGAATTGCGACTGCTCCTGGTAAATGCCCGGCGGGAAATAATTCTGCCACCAAACCATCTTGGAATTCCACAGGCGATCGCAATGGCAAGGCATGACAAAATTGGGAAATTTTCTCAGGGTCTTCGTCTACCCAATTCAGTGGTAGTAACTTGCTAGTTACCTCACTACCATAAATAGGTAACTTTGGAAAAGCTTTATGCAGCGCCAGTAAGCCTTTAGCATGATCTGGGTGGGCATGACTAATCAAAACTAAATCTGCTGGTAGGGGCGAACTAGTTCCACTTACCGACTTAGTAAGCCCCTTAGCCAGCGATGAAATATCCTCCAAACCACAGTCCAACAGAATGCGGTGTGGCCCCATTTTCACCAATAAACACACGCCCTCATTGTCATGCTGGACACTATAGGGCAAACATTCTAATTCACTACCCGCTTCCGCAGCATCTACGCGAGAGGATGCCGATAGATTATTCCTCATGCTCTCCTCCCCTCAAACCTCATCATCATGGACATATCTCAAAAGCCAAAAGTTACACAAATTTTGCTTTTGTGACTTAGGGGTAAGTTTTATCGTGCGCCCCTACACCCTGAGAATACGGATTTTTGATTGGGGAGGACGCCTGCACCGAACCCGCACTGGTTCGGAAAGGTGGGTTAACGAAAAGCTATCAAACTGGTAACTCAAGGAGTTTGACTCTGGTTTCTTTTCCCTTTACAAGTTTTGAGCGCTCTTAGCCAACTCACCCTCCGGGAAGTCGATCGAGCGTCTACAGATTTATCTCAATGTGCGGAGCCATTGCCATGATAGTTATCTGAATCATAGAATCCATTCTTCGTGCCAAAAAATAAGCACGAAAGCGTAAATATGACTGTTAATCCAGCTAGAATCAACTTTACATCCATTTGTTTGCTGCCCTTTACTCAAAGACTTTCCTATATTAATTTAGTGCTTCCGCTATCAAACGGAATCACTAGAAAATCTTTACTATGCTTATATGGATTGGGCAATAGGTAAATTCACCACAATCAGTCAGATTGTAGAACCTTTCGGTCAAGCTGTCTATCCATCTAGATGTAAAGTAAAGCAATATGACAACGAGCAATCGTTTACAGCCCGTAAAAATCCTCATCTAAAATCTGCTCAATCGAAAAAGGACAAACGGTGGGATATTCACTTTCTTGGGGTATGCGAATCCCAAACTTAGCCAGCTTACCTTCCTTAATCCCTAACTTTCGAGCATCTGGGTAGGCTTTTTCCACCGCCTCTATTAGAAAACTTTTTAGAGAAGGAGTATCTGCCAAATTATTCAGAACTCGCTGACGGTGTTCCAATATTGAGCTATACCAGCTTCCTTTGATCCGATCGGGTACATCATACTGAAGCCGTAACTTGAGTAGATGCGCCAATAAAATTGTCAGATTGCTTTTGAGCGCATTTTTCTCCGCCTTACCCAAATCAACTAGCTCTTCAATTAAATGCTCAATATCCAACGCCTCAAATTCATGATTTTTTAACTGTTGAATGGTTTGCTCAATCCATAATTGCAAATCTCGATCGTATAGCGGGTTAGGCATTTCTCAGATCAACTCTTAACTATTCAACATTCCAGCTAGCCCGGAAGTTTATTCGATTGTAGCGATGAAAGCGATCGCACTTAGAGGAGGTTTGAAAAGCTATTACCGTTAGGGATGTTTTTGTACAACTGAGGGAATTCCATCAAGCAGGATACGAATGTTTATGTTGGGCAAAAAATGCAACATTTAAACTAATGGATGCAAAATTTCATCCACGCAACGCGTACAGCCTGGGGGATTTATCAATGTGTCCAGTGTTTCGTCCTCAATGGTCAAGTATCTATGAGGCAATACAGGATACCAAACCACAGCGCCACAAGCTGATAAGTTTTTTCTTTAGGAGGTATCCCAAAGTGACCAACAATGATTTTATTGAACGCTGCGATCGAGATACTTCCTTATGGTTAAAATGATGCATTAGACATCTCCAAAAATTAAATATGCTGTAACCAGAACCCTTGTAGAGACGTAGCAGTGCTACGTCTCTACATTCTTTTTTTTTGGAGATGTCTGATGTTATTTTTTTGCTTAAGCTTTTTTCAACCAGCTAAACATAGCGCGTAAATCTTTACCAACTTCCTCAATTTTGTGTTCAGCTTCTTTGCGACGCATGGCGGTAAATCCTGGTTTACCAGATTGGTTTTCCAAAACAAATTCCCGCGCAAATTGCCCAGATTGAATCTCGCTGAGAATCTTCTGCATTTCAGCTTTGGTTTGTTCGGTGACAATCCGCGGGCCACGGGTATAATCGCCATATTCAGCCGTATTAGAAATACTGTCGCGCATTTTGGCTAAACCACCTTCCACAACCAAGTCTACAATCAGCTTGACTTCATGCAGACATTCAAAATAAGCCAATTCTGGTTGATAACCAGCTTCTACCAAAGTTTCAAATCCGGCTTTGATTAAAGCACTCAAACCACCGCACAATACTGCTTGTTCGCCAAATAAATCTGTTTCGGTTTCTTCACGGAAAGTAGTTTCGAGAACACCGGCACGAGTACCACCGATACCTTTAGCATAAGCCATCGCGCGATCGCGTGCTTGACCACTGCCATCTTGATAAACTGCAAACAGCGCTGGTACGCCTTCACCACTTTCATAAGTCCGCCGTACCAAATGCCCCGGCCCTTTTGGTGCTACCATCACCACATCTACATTAGCCGGTGGTACAACTTGCCCAAAGTGAATATTGAAACCGTGGGCAAAGGCTACCACATTCCCTTCTTCTAAATTTGGTTCAATCTCGTTTTTGTAAATCGTTTTTTGAACTTCATCAGGTAACAAAATCATGATGAAGTCAGCAGCATTGGCAGCATCTGCAACATTTTTCACAGTTAACCCAGATGCTTCAGCTTTTGCGACTGACTTACTACCCGGATATAGTCCCACAATCACATTCAAACCACTATCTTTGAGATTGAGAGCGTGGGCATGACCTTGGGAACCATAGCCGATAATAGCAATAGTTTTTCCAGCCAAAAGGTCTAAATTGGCATCTTCGTCATAATACATCCGGGCCATAGAAGCATCTCCTGTCAGCAAGCATCATCATT harbors:
- the ilvC gene encoding ketol-acid reductoisomerase; the protein is MARMYYDEDANLDLLAGKTIAIIGYGSQGHAHALNLKDSGLNVIVGLYPGSKSVAKAEASGLTVKNVADAANAADFIMILLPDEVQKTIYKNEIEPNLEEGNVVAFAHGFNIHFGQVVPPANVDVVMVAPKGPGHLVRRTYESGEGVPALFAVYQDGSGQARDRAMAYAKGIGGTRAGVLETTFREETETDLFGEQAVLCGGLSALIKAGFETLVEAGYQPELAYFECLHEVKLIVDLVVEGGLAKMRDSISNTAEYGDYTRGPRIVTEQTKAEMQKILSEIQSGQFAREFVLENQSGKPGFTAMRRKEAEHKIEEVGKDLRAMFSWLKKA
- a CDS encoding DUF29 domain-containing protein, which translates into the protein MPNPLYDRDLQLWIEQTIQQLKNHEFEALDIEHLIEELVDLGKAEKNALKSNLTILLAHLLKLRLQYDVPDRIKGSWYSSILEHRQRVLNNLADTPSLKSFLIEAVEKAYPDARKLGIKEGKLAKFGIRIPQESEYPTVCPFSIEQILDEDFYGL